A window of the Lactobacillus amylovorus DSM 20531 genome harbors these coding sequences:
- a CDS encoding aldose 1-epimerase family protein: protein MDYTIENNMIKVVISDHGAEIQSVKGVHTGEEYMWQADPEIWGRHAPILFPIVGRLKNDEYTYKGKTYHMGQHGFARNCDFEVENHTQESITFLLKDNEETRKIYPFKFEFRVNYNLMNNLLEENFGVVNKSDETMIFGVGGHPGFNLPTKNGEKKEDYYFDMHPSVARVRIPLKDASLDWENRSLASTDSMIGLSDDLFKNDALIYELHGRDNKVSLRTDKSKFHINVWTRNAPFVGIWSQYPKTANYVCIEPWWGIADRNDADGKLEDKYGMNHLEPGKEFQAGFSITYHSDSDPE from the coding sequence ATGGATTATACAATTGAAAATAATATGATCAAAGTGGTTATCTCAGACCACGGTGCAGAAATTCAGAGCGTAAAAGGCGTTCATACTGGTGAAGAATATATGTGGCAAGCTGATCCTGAAATTTGGGGCAGACATGCACCTATTCTTTTCCCAATTGTTGGTCGTTTAAAGAACGATGAATACACATATAAAGGCAAGACTTATCACATGGGTCAACACGGTTTTGCTAGAAACTGTGACTTTGAAGTTGAAAATCATACTCAAGAAAGCATTACTTTCTTATTAAAGGACAACGAAGAAACACGCAAGATTTACCCATTCAAGTTTGAATTCAGAGTTAACTACAACTTGATGAATAACTTGCTTGAAGAAAACTTCGGTGTTGTTAACAAATCCGATGAAACAATGATCTTCGGTGTTGGTGGCCACCCAGGCTTCAATTTACCAACTAAGAACGGTGAAAAGAAGGAAGACTACTACTTCGACATGCACCCATCAGTAGCACGTGTTAGAATTCCTCTTAAGGATGCTAGCCTTGATTGGGAAAACCGTTCATTGGCTTCAACCGATAGTATGATTGGATTGAGCGACGACTTATTTAAGAACGATGCCTTAATTTATGAATTGCACGGACGTGATAATAAAGTTTCACTTAGAACTGACAAGAGCAAGTTCCACATTAATGTTTGGACTAGAAACGCTCCATTCGTTGGTATTTGGTCACAATATCCAAAGACTGCAAATTATGTCTGCATCGAACCATGGTGGGGTATCGCAGACCGTAATGATGCGGACGGCAAATTGGAAGATAAATATGGCATGAATCACTTGGAACCAGGCAAGGAATTCCAAGCAGGGTTCAGTATTACTTACCACTCAGATTCAGATCCTGAATAA
- the hslU gene encoding ATP-dependent protease ATPase subunit HslU codes for MAIKTPKEIVRILNEYIIGQDEAKKSVAIALYNRYRRMQLNKEMQKEITPKNLLMAGPTGVGKTEIARRLADIVDAPFVKVEATKFTEVGYVGRDVESMVRDLVSEAVRMEEKEQFERVKPQATKEANKQLVRLLAPGVKRENRESQMQQMQDMMSMLMGGNNQNNNDEEEVTDEVRNQRMDVAEKLNKGLLEDREVTIEVEQAPKANPMSDMMGQMGMDMGSMLNDIMPKKKVKRTLPVREAREVLIQEESRKMVDYDTIYQSAIERSQNNGIIFIDEIDKIIAGNKRNSGEVSREGVQRDILPIVEGSTVNTKYGPVSTDHILFIAAGAFAESKPSDLIPELQGRFPIRVELNALTKDDFVKILKDPQNSLLKQYVALMKADGIKLVFTQEAVDKIAEIAFSVNQGTDNIGARRLSTILEKLLEDVLYEGPDMEMGEITITEAYVEDKLGDIITNKDLTKFIL; via the coding sequence ATGGCTATTAAGACTCCAAAAGAAATAGTTAGAATCTTAAATGAATATATTATTGGTCAAGATGAAGCAAAGAAGTCAGTAGCGATTGCACTTTACAACCGTTACCGTAGAATGCAACTTAACAAAGAGATGCAAAAGGAAATCACACCAAAGAACTTGCTCATGGCAGGTCCTACTGGTGTAGGTAAAACAGAAATTGCTCGTCGTTTAGCAGATATTGTTGATGCACCTTTTGTTAAGGTTGAAGCAACTAAATTTACTGAAGTTGGTTACGTTGGTCGTGACGTTGAATCAATGGTCCGCGATTTGGTCAGTGAAGCTGTTCGCATGGAAGAAAAGGAGCAATTTGAACGCGTAAAGCCACAAGCTACTAAAGAGGCAAATAAGCAATTGGTACGTCTTCTTGCACCTGGTGTTAAACGCGAAAATCGTGAAAGCCAAATGCAACAAATGCAAGACATGATGTCAATGCTGATGGGTGGCAACAACCAAAATAATAATGACGAAGAAGAAGTTACTGATGAAGTACGCAACCAAAGAATGGATGTTGCTGAAAAGTTGAACAAGGGACTTCTTGAAGATCGTGAAGTTACTATTGAAGTTGAACAAGCTCCTAAGGCAAACCCAATGAGCGACATGATGGGTCAAATGGGCATGGACATGGGTTCAATGCTTAATGACATTATGCCAAAGAAGAAAGTTAAGCGTACCTTGCCAGTAAGAGAAGCACGTGAAGTCTTAATTCAAGAAGAATCACGCAAGATGGTCGATTACGATACTATTTACCAAAGTGCGATAGAAAGAAGTCAAAACAACGGTATTATCTTTATTGACGAAATTGATAAGATTATTGCTGGTAACAAGCGTAATTCTGGTGAAGTTTCCCGTGAAGGTGTTCAAAGAGATATCTTGCCAATCGTTGAAGGTTCAACTGTAAACACTAAGTATGGTCCTGTTTCAACTGATCATATTCTCTTTATTGCCGCTGGTGCCTTTGCTGAAAGCAAGCCAAGTGATTTGATTCCTGAATTGCAAGGTCGTTTCCCAATCCGTGTTGAATTGAATGCTTTGACTAAGGATGATTTCGTAAAGATCTTGAAGGATCCACAAAACTCATTGCTTAAGCAATATGTTGCTTTAATGAAGGCCGATGGCATTAAGTTAGTCTTCACTCAAGAAGCAGTTGACAAGATTGCTGAAATTGCCTTCAGTGTAAACCAAGGTACTGATAACATCGGTGCAAGACGTCTTTCAACTATTCTTGAAAAGTTGCTTGAAGATGTTCTTTACGAAGGTCCTGACATGGAAATGGGTGAAATTACCATCACTGAAGCCTACGTTGAAGACAAGTTAGGCGATATCATTACTAATAAGGACTTAACTAAGTTTATCTTGTAG